A single Nostoc sp. PCC 7107 DNA region contains:
- a CDS encoding DUF3352 domain-containing protein → MPERKTNFLIPAIGAVVAVVGGIAVYTYFSKGPAGDISGALGSAKLVPASAVMATYISTDAQAWSKLQQFGTPEAQKLLTKTLEDLNKDMFKGSDISYEKDIKPWVGGVMFAVLPPSTIKPAQFPTPGNTAKPSTKLQQETNILMVVGIKDKLAALNFANKLKSQKGVQSKEYDYKGEKITETIENARPTYNVVVNNSYLLLAPEKQSVEKAIDTLKGQPSFANKEGANNLISKSVNLQNTLAQIYVPDYAGMVQQLAAASNQGKALPPQTLSQLKQVKSMVAGVGIDDMGVRVKAIANLDPQLNKFQYQNTPAKILAQFPGDTFALISGNGISRGWQTLVEQSKDYPEVQQTLQQVRSQLKFANIDLDKEIFGWMDGEFGVGAIPSNQGVLASVGFGGALVFDTSDRKTAEATFIKLDNLAKAQRINIATRKISGKDVTEWQIPKQGALLAHGWLDQDTVFLALGGPVADALAANKSSSLDQSNTFKTVTGSLQQPNGGYFYLDMDKTVSLVNRFAAQGRPIPPETTALLNSIRGLAATATSPDKSTSQLEVLLALKPSKN, encoded by the coding sequence ATGCCTGAACGTAAGACAAATTTTTTAATTCCTGCCATTGGTGCAGTTGTCGCCGTGGTGGGAGGTATAGCAGTTTACACTTATTTTTCTAAAGGGCCTGCTGGAGATATTTCCGGTGCTTTAGGTAGTGCTAAATTAGTTCCAGCATCAGCAGTGATGGCTACATATATTTCTACTGATGCTCAAGCTTGGTCAAAATTGCAGCAGTTCGGCACACCAGAAGCTCAAAAGCTGCTGACAAAAACTCTAGAAGACTTGAACAAAGATATGTTTAAGGGCAGTGATATTTCTTACGAAAAAGATATCAAGCCTTGGGTTGGTGGTGTAATGTTTGCCGTGTTACCTCCCAGTACGATTAAACCGGCTCAGTTCCCAACTCCTGGAAATACAGCCAAGCCCTCAACAAAATTACAACAAGAAACAAATATTTTAATGGTGGTAGGGATCAAAGATAAACTTGCTGCTTTGAATTTTGCCAATAAATTAAAAAGTCAAAAAGGTGTACAAAGTAAAGAATATGATTATAAAGGTGAAAAGATTACCGAAACAATAGAAAATGCAAGACCAACATATAATGTAGTTGTCAATAATAGTTATTTGCTATTAGCTCCAGAAAAACAATCTGTAGAAAAAGCAATTGATACCTTAAAAGGGCAACCTTCCTTTGCTAATAAAGAAGGGGCAAATAACCTTATCAGCAAGAGTGTAAATTTGCAAAATACCCTAGCGCAAATTTATGTACCGGACTATGCAGGCATGGTACAGCAATTAGCAGCAGCCAGCAATCAGGGTAAAGCACTACCGCCACAAACTTTGTCACAGTTGAAACAAGTAAAATCAATGGTGGCTGGTGTCGGTATAGATGATATGGGAGTGCGGGTAAAAGCGATCGCTAATTTAGATCCGCAACTAAACAAATTTCAGTATCAAAACACACCAGCTAAGATATTGGCACAATTTCCTGGTGATACCTTTGCGCTGATTAGTGGTAATGGTATCAGTCGCGGTTGGCAAACACTCGTAGAACAGTCAAAAGACTATCCAGAAGTTCAGCAAACCCTACAACAAGTCCGCAGTCAGTTAAAATTCGCCAATATTGACTTAGATAAAGAAATTTTTGGCTGGATGGATGGAGAATTTGGCGTTGGGGCGATTCCCTCTAATCAAGGTGTGTTAGCCAGTGTAGGTTTTGGTGGTGCGCTTGTATTTGATACCAGCGATCGCAAAACCGCAGAAGCCACTTTTATAAAACTTGACAACTTAGCCAAAGCCCAAAGAATCAACATCGCCACCAGAAAAATTAGCGGTAAAGATGTCACAGAATGGCAAATACCCAAGCAAGGAGCATTATTAGCTCATGGTTGGTTAGATCAAGATACCGTCTTTTTAGCACTTGGTGGCCCTGTTGCTGACGCTTTAGCAGCTAACAAAAGCTCATCACTCGATCAAAGCAACACCTTTAAAACTGTTACAGGTTCATTGCAACAACCTAACGGTGGTTACTTCTACTTAGATATGGATAAAACTGTATCTTTAGTTAATCGTTTCGCTGCCCAAGGTAGACCAATTCCACCTGAGACTACAGCCCTTCTAAATTCGATTCGTGGTTTGGCTGCAACCGCCACTAGCCCCGACAAATCCACTAGTCAACTAGAAGTCTTGTTGGCACTCAAACCAAGTAAGAATTAG